In Gimesia benthica, a single window of DNA contains:
- a CDS encoding vWA domain-containing protein — MEKHFQFNSLEWSGWTIVSVCAVLVVLVSIILLFRYERRLVSHGIGNALMALRISALILILLTFLEPVLTWSFNTEKTGRLIVALDVSDSMNTQDRHASKLEKLQLARALKMIGNDQIDARLDRWEAAYAAGEEPAWVEESETANPDKRTQLAESRRENLETIFDEIDQMSRKEIAQKLLTNPAHPILDQLKQRGDIDLVLFAGDAVPTEQTTLENSLAEVPDQVHMELSNLSQALKAAGSGSESGNSPISGYILLTDGRDNSQLDPVSTAEQLGQMKVPVYPVLLGSANQPKDISVSALDYPQTAFKDDKPLLKARIGTSGFEGQDVRVALMQGDQELAVKRFKSSGVSQLLEFELGSDQPGRQEYRLETDILPGETREDNNEKTFAINFVDDKSHVLLVEETARWEFRFLHNALERDKRIDLQQVLFEQPYMGLLPQPFFPNQLLINAPQPNQVAENNAEQPKPFADKDLIIIGDVSPEHVQEEHWKQIQAFVGDQGGTLVLLAGKKYLPLQHRSQTLSELLPVKDLSIVDWNQANFKVPPNERGMHLALTPEGELEPLFQFDATPDVNRDIWKNLPGHLWFLQGTLKPGATVLAYGLSPFNAPLNEERDGVIVVRQYGAGQVIWIGIDSTWRWRFRMGDRYHHRFWGQMARWAARNKASAGNEFVKFSLNKTDVDAGEIATATARWTQEYLKEHPNIKSTVEIVRAAEPDQIVASFELQTQKNNPQLQEANLPELDPGEYELRLKPSTQQPGDKEIVTPLFVHEVKTIELGNLASNPQLLTEMAESSGGKLLTPGTIDELLELIPNLNQEISNQDEVSLWDHWLILVLIMGILTVEWALRKLNGLP; from the coding sequence ATGGAAAAGCATTTCCAGTTTAACAGCCTCGAATGGAGCGGGTGGACCATCGTCAGCGTCTGCGCGGTGCTGGTGGTGCTGGTCAGCATCATCCTGCTGTTCCGTTACGAGCGGCGACTGGTCTCGCACGGCATCGGCAACGCACTGATGGCGCTCCGCATCTCCGCTTTGATTCTAATTCTCCTCACCTTCCTCGAGCCAGTGCTTACCTGGTCATTCAATACCGAAAAAACAGGCCGTCTGATTGTTGCATTGGATGTTTCGGACAGTATGAATACGCAGGACCGCCACGCGAGCAAGCTGGAAAAGCTGCAACTGGCGCGGGCCCTGAAAATGATTGGCAACGATCAGATCGACGCACGACTCGATCGGTGGGAGGCAGCTTATGCAGCGGGTGAAGAGCCTGCGTGGGTCGAAGAGAGTGAGACAGCGAACCCGGATAAACGGACCCAACTGGCGGAGAGCCGCCGCGAGAATCTGGAAACGATTTTTGACGAAATCGACCAGATGTCCCGCAAAGAGATCGCCCAGAAGCTGCTGACCAATCCCGCGCATCCGATTCTGGACCAGTTGAAACAGCGCGGCGACATTGACCTGGTCCTGTTTGCCGGTGATGCGGTCCCCACCGAACAGACAACCCTGGAGAATTCACTGGCGGAAGTTCCCGACCAGGTACATATGGAACTTTCGAATCTGTCACAGGCGCTGAAAGCAGCGGGCAGCGGTTCGGAGTCCGGCAACTCACCGATTTCCGGTTACATCCTGCTGACCGACGGACGCGATAACAGCCAGTTAGATCCGGTCTCGACTGCAGAACAACTGGGGCAGATGAAGGTCCCCGTCTATCCAGTGCTGCTCGGATCGGCGAATCAGCCAAAAGACATCTCCGTATCTGCCCTCGATTACCCGCAGACTGCATTCAAAGACGACAAGCCTTTGCTCAAAGCCCGCATCGGCACGAGTGGTTTTGAGGGACAGGACGTCCGCGTGGCACTGATGCAGGGAGACCAGGAACTGGCGGTGAAACGCTTCAAGTCTTCCGGTGTGAGTCAGTTACTCGAATTTGAACTGGGATCCGATCAGCCGGGACGACAGGAGTACCGGCTGGAAACGGACATTCTTCCCGGAGAAACACGTGAAGATAATAACGAGAAAACCTTCGCGATCAATTTCGTCGATGACAAATCGCATGTGCTACTGGTGGAGGAGACCGCGCGATGGGAATTCCGTTTCCTGCACAACGCCCTGGAACGGGACAAACGCATCGATCTGCAGCAGGTGCTGTTCGAACAGCCTTACATGGGCCTGTTGCCGCAGCCCTTCTTTCCGAATCAGCTGTTGATCAACGCCCCGCAGCCAAACCAGGTGGCTGAAAATAATGCAGAACAGCCAAAGCCGTTTGCCGACAAAGATCTGATCATTATCGGCGATGTCTCGCCCGAACATGTCCAGGAAGAACACTGGAAACAGATTCAAGCGTTTGTCGGCGATCAGGGAGGGACCCTGGTACTGCTGGCAGGCAAAAAATATCTACCGCTGCAACACCGTTCGCAAACATTGAGCGAACTGCTGCCCGTGAAAGATCTGAGTATCGTCGACTGGAACCAGGCAAATTTCAAAGTCCCCCCCAATGAACGAGGCATGCATCTGGCCCTGACCCCCGAGGGAGAGCTGGAGCCCCTGTTCCAGTTTGATGCCACTCCGGATGTGAATCGGGATATCTGGAAAAATCTTCCGGGCCACCTCTGGTTTCTGCAGGGGACACTCAAACCGGGGGCAACGGTCCTCGCCTATGGTCTGTCTCCCTTTAACGCGCCGTTGAACGAAGAGCGGGATGGCGTGATTGTGGTCAGGCAATATGGCGCGGGACAGGTCATCTGGATTGGGATCGACAGTACCTGGCGCTGGCGGTTCCGCATGGGAGATCGCTACCATCATCGTTTCTGGGGCCAGATGGCCCGTTGGGCCGCACGTAACAAAGCCTCGGCAGGGAATGAGTTCGTCAAATTCAGTCTGAATAAAACCGATGTCGACGCCGGCGAAATCGCGACCGCGACCGCGCGATGGACTCAGGAGTATCTGAAAGAACACCCGAATATAAAATCAACCGTCGAAATCGTCCGGGCAGCGGAGCCGGATCAGATCGTTGCTTCATTCGAACTGCAGACCCAGAAAAACAATCCCCAGTTGCAGGAGGCGAACCTCCCCGAGCTGGATCCGGGAGAATACGAACTGAGGCTGAAACCGTCGACTCAGCAGCCGGGCGACAAGGAAATTGTCACGCCCCTGTTTGTGCATGAAGTCAAGACAATCGAGCTAGGCAATCTTGCCTCCAACCCGCAACTGCTCACCGAAATGGCTGAGTCGAGTGGAGGGAAACTGCTGACCCCGGGAACGATTGACGAGTTGCTGGAGCTGATCCCCAATCTGAACCAGGAAATCTCCAACCAGGACGAAGTTTCGCTCTGGGATCACTGGCTGATTCTGGTACTGATCATGGGAATCCTGACTGTCGAATGGGCTCTGCGTAAGCTGAACGGCCTGCCTTAA
- a CDS encoding BatA domain-containing protein, giving the protein MTFDFLNPMMLLGLLGLSLPILVHLLSRKKYDIVQWGAMQFLELGRRTRRRIRLEGWLLLAIRMLLVALITFALARPWISGGFLSQFISTQSRDVVFVIDGSYSMGWEGETTTPHSAAIQWVHRFLEELNPGDTISVIDARHQPRLVTESPTHNFAMVREKLNELPPPAGESNLANSVSKAIQILGKTSNLEREIIVLTDDQAFGWTPQDTLLWDQVNDLMQQSAVPIDLWATNVAGEKNEGLQSNLRVDQLTLSREVCVKNLPVRISTTIRYDGPEPTLICPVYFEIDGQRIKEKTQSIKIENHGEAAVEFQHRFDQEGTHVISVVLDPDNLPGDDRSDAALQVTSALPVLLVDGTPSFDPTRSEVFFANLALTAPTNRTPWIQTTVIEKDQLTADLLKNQAVVILANVDALTDVQAGALIDFVNQQGGGVMLALGDQVDPEQYQRQLFKAEGLIPVELKSKEAAQGLEFGNVIQIDSDSLQTPWLKRFRGEYANGLTAARFNHWWDLTLLDIEALPAEEQGDATDSSPSTAPQSIARLSNQKPLLVMMNHARGRVLLMTSSLDADWNNLPSKPDYVPFLHEAVFELSSGRVFRNLQLDEPIVVPVPGGTTIEQFTFLDPNGKPAVGTIDQAVNGATFQCTNTALPGVYQLNPKSDQNQELRSDRFVVNFDRSESNLTPLSEVEQKSLTDSYHFTFFKTLDELKQLMFSDVSETEFWRFLLLIFLLLMVGEMFLTRRLVQGGHVSLPEEKQ; this is encoded by the coding sequence ATGACATTTGATTTCCTAAATCCGATGATGCTTCTCGGCCTGCTGGGATTATCGCTGCCGATACTGGTGCATTTACTGAGCCGCAAGAAATATGACATTGTGCAGTGGGGAGCGATGCAGTTTCTGGAACTGGGCCGCCGCACGCGACGACGGATCCGCCTGGAAGGCTGGCTTCTGCTGGCAATCCGCATGCTGCTGGTCGCATTGATCACCTTCGCGCTGGCCCGCCCGTGGATTTCCGGTGGTTTTCTCTCCCAGTTCATTTCAACCCAGTCTCGAGACGTCGTCTTTGTCATCGACGGTTCCTACAGTATGGGCTGGGAAGGGGAAACAACCACGCCTCACTCCGCAGCCATTCAATGGGTGCATCGCTTTCTGGAAGAACTGAATCCCGGTGACACGATTTCAGTCATTGATGCCCGGCATCAACCGCGACTGGTAACCGAATCTCCCACCCATAATTTTGCGATGGTCCGCGAGAAGCTGAACGAGTTGCCGCCACCTGCAGGCGAATCGAATCTCGCGAATTCTGTCAGCAAAGCGATTCAGATCCTGGGGAAGACATCTAACCTCGAACGCGAGATCATCGTGCTGACCGACGACCAGGCGTTCGGCTGGACACCCCAGGACACACTGCTCTGGGATCAGGTTAATGATCTGATGCAGCAGTCTGCAGTTCCGATCGACCTCTGGGCGACCAATGTTGCCGGCGAAAAAAATGAAGGGTTGCAATCCAACCTGCGCGTGGACCAGCTCACCCTTTCGCGGGAAGTCTGCGTCAAAAATCTGCCTGTCCGCATTTCGACCACCATCCGCTATGACGGTCCGGAGCCGACGCTGATCTGCCCGGTCTATTTCGAAATCGACGGTCAGCGGATCAAAGAAAAAACGCAGTCGATCAAAATTGAAAATCACGGCGAAGCTGCTGTCGAGTTTCAGCATCGCTTCGACCAGGAAGGGACGCACGTCATTAGCGTCGTCCTTGATCCAGACAACCTGCCTGGCGATGACCGTTCGGATGCAGCATTGCAGGTCACCAGCGCACTGCCTGTGCTCCTGGTAGATGGCACGCCCAGTTTCGACCCGACCCGCAGTGAAGTCTTTTTCGCCAACCTGGCACTCACGGCACCCACGAACCGGACTCCCTGGATTCAGACCACGGTTATAGAAAAAGACCAGCTTACTGCAGACCTGTTGAAAAACCAGGCGGTGGTCATCCTGGCAAACGTCGATGCGCTGACTGACGTGCAGGCGGGAGCTCTGATCGATTTTGTCAATCAACAGGGGGGTGGCGTCATGCTGGCTCTGGGGGACCAGGTCGATCCGGAACAGTACCAGCGACAGTTATTCAAAGCTGAGGGATTGATCCCCGTTGAGCTGAAATCAAAGGAAGCCGCCCAGGGTCTTGAATTCGGTAACGTAATACAGATCGACTCCGACAGCCTGCAGACCCCCTGGCTGAAACGTTTTCGCGGTGAATATGCCAACGGCTTGACCGCGGCGCGGTTCAATCACTGGTGGGATCTTACACTACTGGATATCGAGGCTCTCCCTGCTGAGGAGCAAGGGGATGCGACCGACTCCAGTCCTTCGACAGCCCCCCAGTCCATCGCCAGGCTGTCCAATCAGAAACCATTACTGGTGATGATGAACCACGCACGAGGACGTGTGCTACTGATGACATCCTCGCTCGATGCGGACTGGAACAATCTACCCAGCAAGCCGGATTATGTTCCGTTCCTTCACGAGGCGGTGTTTGAGCTTTCCTCTGGACGCGTATTCCGCAACCTGCAACTCGATGAGCCGATTGTGGTTCCGGTGCCGGGCGGGACGACCATTGAACAGTTCACCTTTCTGGATCCCAACGGGAAACCGGCGGTTGGCACCATCGATCAGGCTGTCAATGGTGCGACCTTTCAGTGCACGAACACCGCTCTGCCCGGCGTCTATCAATTGAATCCGAAATCAGACCAGAACCAGGAACTGAGGTCTGATCGATTCGTCGTCAATTTTGATCGCAGCGAATCGAACCTGACGCCACTCTCGGAAGTCGAGCAGAAATCGCTGACAGACTCGTATCACTTTACTTTTTTCAAAACGCTGGACGAACTGAAACAGTTGATGTTCTCCGATGTGTCGGAGACCGAGTTCTGGCGTTTTCTATTATTGATCTTTTTACTACTGATGGTTGGGGAAATGTTCCTGACCCGGCGACTGGTGCAGGGAGGGCATGTGTCGCTCCCGGAAGAGAAACAATAA
- a CDS encoding DUF4175 family protein, translating into MDGQLDQFVNELKRQLGQLDRRIRSLALLRGLGFVILVLICLVTVQISLDFVFSLNNTARIALTSFSLTVLVACLWFGMFRRVLHKRTPIELAAIVEESQSSLNERLTSVLELSVAHDDTSSSVMRERLARETIASLTNFNITDSVPSDRAMRFVMSAGIAIIIFLTPLLFWPDAYQLLISRSIVPWGNFATVSSLYFEVEPGDGTVARGEDLQIIATPHWHTKQPGTIDEVWIAWEDAEGQPFSRRMDLDQAAGHYTTQFSRLLSGFTYSISSGSSRTKQYTIQVAEPPSITDTRVVITPPRYTGQAAEELTVLPSEIRVMEQSQIALQLTFDRPISQATLFYQYYASGAENNERPPVEEQPLNIGQDQLTAQLDLPVGNQSFIFHIEFHSKEGGLKNQTSEHLVKITQDRAPEIELSLYNQPEFYKPGETFSVPVKVLDDYAVNELELEIQKLDEKATVVKVPADKLGTSTVDHEFKIDLKELKADQADIFTYRIKAADNREVPGPNVVWSTPRVFGIDKNAEQQLSAGVVARQQKLRDELKKIQQEFKTHQEQVKQEIADLKDQKKQESLSPEDEQSLQELTKQERKLAQQLETVANEFLELPLYQKLAEQTQNLARNDFVKNHDTLKSASAADNRQQAQQELKPVPAAMQQTEKKIDDLVRQYEKLVELENDLHNLDRLAEETDHLANDMLAFNDKVESVKQQMQKPEEEQQADNKTPEKQNDPHQQLKLTPEMKQELSNEQAELKHRQSRLTKDLDDLLERRPELVDAARNFQLKQLDSLVTQASQLVEPQQQLADAMQQQAPVSAGRPLPRDAKAPEPAAPQGAAPQGNDTATPPVQPAAPANGDAPQNAATTAANNEPSTNSQPAETNMSNEPARAQAQSTTQEKMRALQQEQRNLADAAANFLLETAQKFGAESESTQKAAQMAREAIQAEQQANVGQFHEASQAANRAAQIADEIKEAQQARKEQQQNTERDAFLEEAERMAQLQGEVANKLAEASNSEEARKAAIQNSQQTLAQQTQELTRQFSEASQKLENDPIKLNKESRQADQSRKQTEQAGQSMQQAVDNLQQEDLAQAAKQAQQAAQALQAAAQQAQQSRKQQANDSPVPEKVGNQVTDAAQQLRQAQQQMEQNPEFKSALDQLMAQNEQQQSVPRDAESQPDSSNPADQKQEATESGEQQQAQGDSQSGQNGKSSESQQGQQGKNQSQQSAESGQAGKQSAQQQAAESLKQAAESLSQAATELKSKAQQGSDPGKGQQSQTASRNMAPGKGQGESEGGGARTNVDFSKLEMKLKAMSNRNWGELPGELDTEILQGSQSRTDPEYARLIKHYFEAIAKSKSDSK; encoded by the coding sequence ATGGATGGACAGTTAGATCAATTCGTCAATGAACTCAAACGGCAATTAGGCCAGTTGGATCGACGCATCCGCTCACTGGCTCTGCTGCGGGGACTGGGGTTTGTGATCCTGGTTCTGATCTGCCTGGTGACGGTGCAGATCAGTCTCGATTTTGTGTTCTCACTGAATAACACGGCCCGGATTGCACTGACCTCATTTTCACTAACAGTCCTGGTAGCCTGTCTCTGGTTTGGAATGTTCCGGCGGGTCCTTCATAAACGGACCCCCATCGAACTGGCGGCGATTGTCGAGGAATCGCAGTCGTCTCTCAACGAACGACTGACGTCTGTCCTGGAACTCTCCGTCGCCCACGACGACACGAGTTCCTCCGTGATGCGCGAACGCCTGGCGCGGGAGACCATCGCTTCGCTGACAAACTTCAATATTACCGACTCGGTCCCCTCCGATCGCGCGATGCGTTTCGTGATGAGTGCCGGGATTGCCATTATCATCTTCCTGACGCCGCTGCTGTTCTGGCCCGACGCTTATCAGTTGCTGATTTCGCGCAGTATTGTTCCCTGGGGGAATTTCGCGACGGTCAGTTCGCTCTATTTCGAAGTTGAACCGGGAGATGGAACAGTGGCCCGCGGCGAGGACCTGCAGATCATCGCCACTCCTCACTGGCACACCAAGCAGCCGGGAACCATTGATGAAGTCTGGATTGCCTGGGAAGACGCGGAAGGACAACCTTTCTCACGCCGGATGGATCTCGATCAGGCAGCCGGTCATTACACAACTCAGTTTTCGCGACTGTTGAGCGGATTTACCTATTCAATCTCCAGCGGATCGAGCCGCACGAAGCAGTATACCATCCAGGTGGCTGAGCCCCCCTCGATCACCGATACGCGAGTGGTCATCACGCCGCCCCGTTATACCGGACAGGCAGCGGAAGAGTTGACGGTGCTTCCCAGCGAAATCCGCGTGATGGAACAGAGCCAGATCGCCCTGCAGCTGACGTTCGATCGACCGATCAGTCAGGCCACACTCTTTTATCAGTACTACGCATCTGGTGCAGAGAACAACGAACGTCCGCCGGTCGAAGAGCAACCTTTGAACATCGGTCAGGATCAGCTGACTGCACAACTGGATCTGCCCGTTGGCAACCAGAGCTTCATCTTTCATATCGAGTTTCACAGTAAAGAGGGCGGATTGAAAAACCAGACTTCTGAGCATCTGGTCAAGATCACTCAGGACCGCGCACCGGAAATCGAACTGTCGCTCTACAATCAGCCGGAGTTCTATAAACCTGGTGAAACATTCTCGGTTCCTGTCAAAGTTCTGGACGACTATGCCGTGAATGAACTGGAACTGGAGATTCAGAAACTGGACGAGAAAGCGACCGTGGTCAAAGTTCCCGCCGACAAGCTGGGAACTTCCACGGTGGACCATGAATTCAAAATCGATCTCAAAGAACTCAAGGCTGATCAGGCGGATATTTTTACCTATCGCATCAAGGCTGCAGACAATCGCGAAGTTCCGGGGCCGAATGTGGTCTGGTCGACGCCGCGTGTCTTCGGCATTGATAAGAATGCAGAGCAACAGCTTTCGGCAGGTGTCGTAGCCCGGCAGCAGAAACTGCGGGATGAGTTAAAGAAGATTCAGCAGGAATTCAAGACACATCAAGAACAGGTCAAGCAAGAGATTGCCGACCTGAAAGATCAGAAAAAGCAGGAATCGCTCTCCCCCGAGGATGAACAGTCTTTGCAAGAGCTGACCAAACAGGAACGTAAGCTGGCTCAGCAGCTGGAAACCGTGGCGAATGAATTTCTGGAACTGCCCCTCTATCAGAAATTAGCAGAGCAGACACAGAACCTCGCCCGGAACGACTTCGTCAAAAACCACGATACACTGAAATCCGCGTCAGCAGCTGACAATCGACAACAGGCGCAGCAGGAACTCAAACCGGTACCTGCCGCCATGCAACAGACAGAAAAGAAGATCGATGACCTGGTACGCCAGTATGAAAAACTGGTCGAACTGGAAAACGATCTACACAATCTGGATCGTCTGGCGGAAGAGACCGATCACCTGGCGAACGACATGCTGGCGTTCAACGACAAGGTAGAGTCGGTCAAACAGCAGATGCAAAAACCAGAGGAGGAGCAGCAGGCGGATAACAAGACGCCTGAGAAACAGAATGATCCGCATCAGCAGTTAAAACTGACACCGGAAATGAAGCAGGAGCTGTCGAACGAACAGGCCGAACTCAAACACCGTCAGTCCCGTCTGACGAAAGACCTGGATGACCTGCTGGAGCGTCGACCGGAACTGGTAGATGCTGCCCGCAACTTTCAATTAAAACAGCTTGATTCGCTGGTCACCCAGGCATCGCAACTGGTCGAGCCACAACAGCAACTCGCTGATGCGATGCAGCAGCAGGCCCCGGTATCTGCTGGACGCCCCCTGCCCCGCGATGCGAAAGCGCCTGAACCGGCGGCCCCACAGGGTGCTGCACCTCAAGGCAACGATACAGCGACACCTCCGGTTCAACCCGCGGCCCCGGCAAATGGCGATGCTCCGCAAAACGCCGCTACTACGGCTGCTAACAACGAGCCGTCTACGAACAGTCAGCCTGCCGAAACCAACATGAGCAACGAGCCCGCCCGGGCTCAAGCACAATCTACGACTCAGGAAAAGATGCGTGCCCTGCAACAGGAGCAACGAAATCTGGCGGATGCCGCAGCGAACTTCCTGCTGGAGACAGCCCAGAAGTTTGGCGCCGAATCGGAGTCGACACAAAAGGCGGCTCAGATGGCGCGCGAAGCGATCCAGGCAGAACAGCAGGCCAATGTGGGGCAGTTCCACGAAGCAAGCCAGGCTGCCAATCGGGCTGCTCAGATTGCGGACGAAATCAAGGAAGCCCAACAGGCACGCAAAGAACAGCAGCAGAATACCGAACGGGATGCGTTCCTCGAAGAAGCAGAACGCATGGCACAACTGCAGGGTGAAGTCGCCAACAAGCTGGCAGAAGCCTCCAATTCGGAAGAGGCACGGAAGGCAGCGATCCAGAATTCTCAACAGACGCTGGCTCAGCAGACCCAGGAATTAACGCGACAGTTCTCTGAGGCTTCGCAGAAGCTGGAAAACGATCCGATTAAACTGAATAAAGAGAGCCGCCAGGCAGATCAGAGTCGCAAGCAGACTGAACAGGCTGGTCAGTCAATGCAACAGGCGGTCGATAATCTGCAACAGGAAGACCTGGCACAGGCTGCGAAACAGGCTCAGCAGGCGGCCCAGGCATTACAGGCTGCCGCCCAACAGGCACAGCAGTCTCGCAAGCAGCAAGCCAATGATTCGCCGGTTCCCGAAAAGGTCGGCAACCAGGTCACCGATGCTGCTCAGCAGCTCCGCCAGGCACAGCAACAGATGGAGCAGAACCCCGAATTCAAAAGTGCCCTGGATCAACTGATGGCTCAAAACGAACAGCAGCAGTCCGTTCCCCGCGATGCCGAGTCACAGCCGGACTCGTCGAATCCAGCCGACCAGAAACAGGAAGCAACCGAATCGGGCGAGCAGCAGCAGGCTCAGGGTGATTCCCAATCGGGTCAGAATGGGAAATCCTCCGAAAGTCAACAAGGCCAGCAGGGGAAAAACCAGAGTCAACAGTCGGCAGAATCGGGTCAGGCTGGAAAACAGTCTGCCCAGCAGCAGGCAGCGGAATCGCTCAAACAGGCAGCGGAATCCCTTTCGCAG